In a genomic window of Curtobacterium sp. MCBD17_035:
- a CDS encoding PadR family transcriptional regulator — translation MSPVFAHGQLRLYLLVLLAERPMHGYELIQALGTRFGGVYVPSAGTVYPRLGKLQEDGLVTSEADGRKTVYAITEAGRDELAARQDEVADLESGVTDSVRSLADGVRASVGEAMRSLRADLAASARPAGPHRSGPHPAGAPTSTPNEGARSLREVELLLATFRQEVRAEARRRSTRGTLTPEVVAALRRGLDGIRSTLRD, via the coding sequence ATGAGCCCGGTGTTCGCCCACGGACAGCTCCGCCTGTACCTGCTCGTGCTGCTCGCGGAGCGCCCGATGCACGGCTACGAACTCATCCAGGCGCTCGGCACCCGGTTCGGCGGCGTGTACGTCCCGAGCGCCGGCACCGTGTACCCCCGTCTCGGCAAGCTGCAGGAGGACGGCCTCGTGACCAGCGAGGCCGACGGCCGCAAGACCGTCTACGCGATCACCGAGGCCGGCCGCGACGAGTTGGCCGCGCGCCAGGACGAGGTCGCGGACCTCGAGTCCGGCGTCACCGACTCGGTGCGCTCCCTCGCGGACGGCGTGCGCGCCTCGGTCGGCGAGGCGATGCGGTCGCTCCGCGCCGACCTCGCCGCGTCCGCTCGACCGGCCGGCCCGCACCGGTCGGGTCCCCACCCGGCGGGGGCGCCGACCTCGACGCCGAACGAGGGCGCCCGGTCCCTCCGCGAGGTCGAACTGCTCCTCGCGACGTTCCGGCAGGAGGTCCGGGCCGAGGCCCGCCGACGCTCGACCCGGGGCACGCTCACGCCCGAGGTCGTCGCCGCCCTCCGGCGAGGACTCGACGGGATCCGGTCGACACTCCGGGACTGA
- a CDS encoding DUF4097 family beta strand repeat-containing protein, whose amino-acid sequence MAQEKWLVDEPKVIDTGVVRQLKVGLVGGQVDVVAHDEPTARVEVHAVSGRPLRVEMDAGVLTVDHAQVRWDDPLGFLRAFRGQESADVSILVPRQAALTLGVVSAGALVSGLTHDAALHAVSGDLVVDRVSGDLQVNSVSGTVTVREHAGALAVRTVSGDVAATGAVTRLTADGISADVLLDLQGVPDGVRVSTVSGAVSLRLADGVGYACSVTTATGRLQFDDDEVRGVHGPYTRRSGTLEGRWADVRVATVSGRFALFHADPEPSAASPAAGATAGATAGATAGATAGATATDDTDGTWTTDGTEGLGA is encoded by the coding sequence ATGGCGCAGGAGAAGTGGCTCGTGGACGAGCCGAAGGTCATCGACACCGGGGTGGTCCGGCAGCTCAAGGTCGGCCTCGTCGGGGGTCAGGTCGACGTCGTCGCGCACGACGAACCCACGGCGCGGGTCGAGGTCCACGCCGTCTCGGGGCGGCCGCTGCGGGTCGAGATGGACGCGGGCGTGCTCACCGTGGACCACGCCCAGGTCCGCTGGGACGACCCGCTCGGCTTCCTCCGGGCCTTCCGCGGTCAGGAGTCCGCGGACGTCAGCATCCTCGTCCCGCGGCAGGCGGCACTGACGCTCGGGGTCGTCTCGGCCGGCGCACTCGTCTCGGGGCTGACGCACGACGCGGCGCTCCACGCGGTGTCCGGCGACCTCGTCGTCGACCGGGTGAGCGGCGACCTCCAGGTCAACAGCGTCTCGGGCACCGTGACCGTCCGCGAGCACGCGGGCGCCCTCGCCGTGCGGACGGTCTCCGGCGACGTCGCCGCCACCGGCGCGGTCACCCGGCTCACGGCGGACGGCATCTCGGCCGACGTCCTGCTCGACCTGCAGGGGGTCCCGGACGGCGTCCGGGTCAGCACGGTCTCGGGCGCGGTGAGCCTCCGGCTCGCGGACGGTGTGGGGTACGCGTGCTCCGTGACCACGGCGACCGGACGCCTCCAGTTCGACGACGACGAGGTGCGGGGGGTGCACGGCCCGTACACCCGCCGGTCCGGCACGCTCGAGGGGCGCTGGGCCGACGTGCGCGTGGCCACGGTGTCCGGCCGGTTCGCGCTGTTCCACGCGGACCCGGAGCCGAGCGCCGCGAGCCCGGCGGCGGGCGCGACGGCGGGCGCGACGGCGGGCGCGACGGCGGGCGCGACGGCGGGCGCGACGGCCACGGACGACACCGACGGCACGTGGACGACGGACGGCACCGAGGGGCTCGGCGCATGA
- a CDS encoding DUF6518 family protein → MEAPVLPRRVVVPPRSGALPRPAGVVVALAGALLVGMLTSIGQSGSAFVATLSNAAGPWFVAAVLLVLVVRPGARWAAALGVVCLELMHVGYWAATVLAGRPDALSPFGTWELLGVPAGVLAGLVAVGVVSPDGRVRGAAAGVVGAVLVGEGIRGLLVVAATTSSTAWTSEVVGGVLCVVAAVVAGRSPIGRVVALGAGVVGAAGVLGALLVV, encoded by the coding sequence ATGGAAGCACCGGTCCTGCCCCGTCGCGTCGTCGTCCCCCCGCGATCCGGCGCGCTCCCGCGTCCCGCCGGGGTCGTCGTCGCGCTCGCCGGAGCCCTGCTCGTCGGGATGCTCACGAGCATCGGCCAGAGCGGGTCGGCGTTCGTCGCCACGTTGTCGAACGCAGCCGGCCCGTGGTTCGTCGCCGCGGTCCTCCTGGTGCTCGTGGTCCGACCCGGCGCGCGTTGGGCGGCGGCGCTCGGGGTCGTGTGTCTCGAACTCATGCACGTCGGCTACTGGGCCGCGACCGTGCTCGCCGGTCGACCCGACGCGCTGTCCCCGTTCGGGACATGGGAACTCCTCGGGGTCCCCGCGGGCGTCCTCGCCGGACTCGTCGCCGTCGGCGTCGTGTCCCCTGACGGCCGGGTCCGCGGTGCGGCGGCCGGCGTGGTCGGCGCCGTCCTCGTGGGTGAGGGGATCCGGGGACTCCTGGTCGTCGCGGCGACGACGAGCAGCACGGCCTGGACCTCCGAGGTCGTCGGCGGCGTCCTCTGCGTCGTCGCCGCGGTCGTCGCCGGTCGCAGCCCGATCGGCCGCGTCGTCGCGCTCGGGGCGGGCGTCGTGGGGGCCGCCGGCGTGCTCGGCGCGCTCCTCGTGGTCTGA